The following coding sequences lie in one Oncorhynchus nerka isolate Pitt River linkage group LG14, Oner_Uvic_2.0, whole genome shotgun sequence genomic window:
- the polr3c gene encoding LOW QUALITY PROTEIN: DNA-directed RNA polymerase III subunit RPC3 (The sequence of the model RefSeq protein was modified relative to this genomic sequence to represent the inferred CDS: deleted 2 bases in 1 codon), whose protein sequence is MTAQEVRLCGLLLQEHFGEVVERIGTHLLRGGAQNLRTIANETNTPLDLVKKSLCVLVQHGACEFGSGRRGPGSPVEYRASCERVLRVLRYPRYIYTAKTLYGDTGELIVEEVLQRGHMTMSNTVKTVADRLTHNMEEGRSMEYSEVVSAFSKLVETHFLQRCPPVAEMGTAATSTSGDPGTPAAPASTAPPTAESNPDCYTLPHVTLIGRGKRRRSSDDSEEQRGGKKAKMDSESCGDEGIYWQVNFERFHQHFRDQAIISAVASKLDQTSSEIVRTMLRMSEVTTTQTAAYTQPLSANEIFRSLPPNYSISRPILDQYLSLLVDDPMEFVGKSGDSGGGMYVVNLQRALANLARATLESVVQERFGSRSARIFRLLLRKRHLEQKQVEDFAMIPAKEAKDMLYTLLSENLVQLQEIPKTPDHAPSRTFYLYTVNQLPTARLLLQHCYKTVANLIERRLFETKENKRLLEKSQRIEAILASLQASGAEPEQLTEVEEMITAPERQQLEALRHHINKLDSTENQVDETVFLLESYIFSTKTK, encoded by the exons ATGACTGCCCAGGAGGTGCGGCTGTGTGGCCTGCTGCTACAGGAGCACTTTGGAGAGGTGGTGGAGAGGATAGGCACTCACCTGCTCAGAGGAGGGGCACAGAACCTCAGGACCATCGCCAATGAGACCAACACACCACTGGACCTG GTGAagaagtctctgtgtgtgttggtacAGCACGGTGCTTGTGAGTTCGGGTCGGGCCGGCGAGGCCCCGGGAGCCCAGTGGAGTACCGGGCCAGCTGTGAGCGGGTTCTAAGGGTTCTGCGGTACCCGCGGTACATCTACACAGCTAAGACCCTGTATGGAGACACAGGAGAACTCATCGTGGAGGAGGTCCTACAACGAGGCCATATGACCATGAGCAACACGGTCAAGACTGTAGCTGACCGACTCACTCATAACAtggagg AGGGTCGTAGTATGGAGTACAGTGAGGTGGTCTCAGCCTTCTCTAAGCTGGTGGAGACTCACTTCCTGCAGCGCTGTCCTCCGGTGGCCGAGATGGGAACTGCAGCCACCTCCACTTCC GGCGACCCCGGCACCCCTGCCGCCCCCGCCTCCACTGCCCCCCCAACAGCAGAGAGCAACCCCGACTGCTACACACTGCCCCATGTCACACTCATAG GTCGTGGGAAGCGCAGACGCTCCAGTGACGACagtgaggagcagagaggagggaagaaagcCAAGATGGACTCAGAG tCGTGTGGTGATGAGGGGATCTACTGGCAGGTGAACTTTGAGAGGTTCCATCAGCACTTCAGAGACCAGGCCATCATTAGTGCTGTGGCCAGCAAACTGGACCAG ACCAGTAGTGAGATAGTGAGGACTATGTTGAGGATGAGTGAggttaccaccacacagaccGCCGCCTACACTCAGCCCCTCTCAGCCAATGAGATCTTCCGCTCCCTCCCGCCCAACTACAGCATCAGCAGACCAATACTGGACCAGTACCTCTCCCTTCTGGTGGATGACCCG ATGGAGTTTGTGGGGAAATCAGGTGACAGTGGAGGAGGAATGTACGTGGTCA ATCTCCAAAGAGCCCTGGCCAACCTGGCGAGAGCCACACTGGAGTCTGTGGTACAGGAGAG GTTTGGCTCGCGGTCGGCTAGGATCTTCCGTCTGTTGCTAAGGAAACGTCACCTGGAGCAGAAGCAGGTGGAGGACTTTGCTATGATCCCTGCCAAGGAGGCCAAAGACATGCTGTACACACTGCTGTCAGAGAACCTGGTACAGCTACAG GAAATCCCTAAGACTCCTGACCACGCCCCTTCACGTACCTTCTACCTGTACACTGTCAACCAGCTGCCTACTGCCCGGCTActgctacaacactgctacaag ACAGTGGCTAATCTGATTGAGAGGCGCCTCTTCGAGACCAAGGAGAACAA GCGTCTGCTGGAGAAGTCCCAGCGAATCGAGGCGATCCTGGCATCGCTGCAGGCCAGTGGGGCGGAGCCTGAACAGCTgacagaggtggaggagatgaTCACTGCCCCCGAGAGACAGCAGCTAGAAGCCCTGCGACATCACATCAACAA GTTGGACTCTACAGAGAACCAGGTGGATGAGACTGTCTTTCTACTGGAGTCCTACATCTTCTCTACCAAGACcaagtga
- the rnf115a gene encoding E3 ubiquitin-protein ligase RNF115 isoform X1: protein MAEAAAVPPHRFFCHCCKGEVSPKLPEYICPRCESGFIEEVTEDSSLLEGGTNGTDDTATQFAEQLWHLLFVERPFTVDGDSPDSEPRVPGGGVGVGSGGLGLGGLGGLGGLGGGPIGGSVPAGLGGPLGGPLGGGEHWGPGRPPRLHSQRRYRSRGSSRPDRSPAVEGIVQQFLAGLFANSGVPGSPPLSWTGMLHSNPGDYAWGQGGLDAVITQLLGQFENTGPPPAEKEKISSIPTVNVSQDQADCSMECPVCKEDFAVGEPVRQLPCNHFFHSDCIVPWLEMHDTCPVCRKGLNGEDSNTQNPPESPSLNTDPRTQERWSF, encoded by the exons ATGGCGGAAGCTGCGGCGGTTCCCCCGCATCGGTTCTTCTGTCATTGTTGTAAGGGAGAAGTAAGCCCCAAGCTCCCG GAGTACATCTGTCCCAGGTGTGAGTCTGGCTTTATAGAGGAGGTAACAGAAGATTCCAG TCTGCTAGAGGGTGGCACTAACGGGACAGATGACACAGCCACACAGTTTGCAGAG cAGCTGTGGCACCTGTTGTTTGTAGAGAGGCCTTTCACAGTGGATGGTGACAGTCCAGACTCAGAGCCCCGGGTCCCTGGTGGAGGGGTTGGGGTAGGATCAGGGGGGTTAGGTCTGGGGGGGCTGGGAGGGCTAGGAGGCCTGGGAGGAGGTCCTATCGGAGGGTCCGTCCCTGCTGGGCTAGGAGGACCCCTGGGGggtcctctgggagggggggAACACTGGGGGCCCGGTCGCCCCCCTCGCCTGCACAGTCAGCGGAGGTACCGCTCCAGAGGGAGCAGCAGACCTGACCGCTCACCTGCCGTAGAGGG gatagTACAACAGTTTCTGGCTGGTCTATTTGCCAACTCTGGAGTTCCTGGCTCACCTCCCCTCTCTTG gaCGGGGATGCTACACTCTAACCCAGGGGACTATGCTTGGGGACAGGGGGGACTGGACGCAGTCATCACACAG TTGTTAGGTCAGTTTGAGAACACGGGCCCTCCTCCTGCAGAGAAAGAGAAGATCTCCTCCATACCTACAGTCAACGTGTCTCAGGATCAAGCAG actGCAGTATGGAGTGTCCGGTGTGCAAGGAGGACTTTGCAGTGGGAGAGCCCGTCAGACAGCTACCCTGCAACCACTTCTTCCACTCAGACTGTATAGTACCCTGGCTGGaaatg cATGATACGTGTCCTGTGTGTAGGAAGGGGTTGAATGGAGAAGACAGCAACACCCAGAACCCCCCAGAATCCCCCTCTCTAAATACGGACCCCCGCACACAGGAGAGATGGTCCTTCTGA
- the rnf115a gene encoding E3 ubiquitin-protein ligase RNF115 isoform X2, translating into MAEAAAVPPHRFFCHCCKGEVSPKLPEYICPRCESGFIEEVTEDSSLLEGGTNGTDDTATQFAELWHLLFVERPFTVDGDSPDSEPRVPGGGVGVGSGGLGLGGLGGLGGLGGGPIGGSVPAGLGGPLGGPLGGGEHWGPGRPPRLHSQRRYRSRGSSRPDRSPAVEGIVQQFLAGLFANSGVPGSPPLSWTGMLHSNPGDYAWGQGGLDAVITQLLGQFENTGPPPAEKEKISSIPTVNVSQDQADCSMECPVCKEDFAVGEPVRQLPCNHFFHSDCIVPWLEMHDTCPVCRKGLNGEDSNTQNPPESPSLNTDPRTQERWSF; encoded by the exons ATGGCGGAAGCTGCGGCGGTTCCCCCGCATCGGTTCTTCTGTCATTGTTGTAAGGGAGAAGTAAGCCCCAAGCTCCCG GAGTACATCTGTCCCAGGTGTGAGTCTGGCTTTATAGAGGAGGTAACAGAAGATTCCAG TCTGCTAGAGGGTGGCACTAACGGGACAGATGACACAGCCACACAGTTTGCAGAG CTGTGGCACCTGTTGTTTGTAGAGAGGCCTTTCACAGTGGATGGTGACAGTCCAGACTCAGAGCCCCGGGTCCCTGGTGGAGGGGTTGGGGTAGGATCAGGGGGGTTAGGTCTGGGGGGGCTGGGAGGGCTAGGAGGCCTGGGAGGAGGTCCTATCGGAGGGTCCGTCCCTGCTGGGCTAGGAGGACCCCTGGGGggtcctctgggagggggggAACACTGGGGGCCCGGTCGCCCCCCTCGCCTGCACAGTCAGCGGAGGTACCGCTCCAGAGGGAGCAGCAGACCTGACCGCTCACCTGCCGTAGAGGG gatagTACAACAGTTTCTGGCTGGTCTATTTGCCAACTCTGGAGTTCCTGGCTCACCTCCCCTCTCTTG gaCGGGGATGCTACACTCTAACCCAGGGGACTATGCTTGGGGACAGGGGGGACTGGACGCAGTCATCACACAG TTGTTAGGTCAGTTTGAGAACACGGGCCCTCCTCCTGCAGAGAAAGAGAAGATCTCCTCCATACCTACAGTCAACGTGTCTCAGGATCAAGCAG actGCAGTATGGAGTGTCCGGTGTGCAAGGAGGACTTTGCAGTGGGAGAGCCCGTCAGACAGCTACCCTGCAACCACTTCTTCCACTCAGACTGTATAGTACCCTGGCTGGaaatg cATGATACGTGTCCTGTGTGTAGGAAGGGGTTGAATGGAGAAGACAGCAACACCCAGAACCCCCCAGAATCCCCCTCTCTAAATACGGACCCCCGCACACAGGAGAGATGGTCCTTCTGA
- the gba1 gene encoding lysosomal acid glucosylceramidase, producing the protein MPLSTALITLALFIGVATRSRGSDECVARNFGHGSVVCECNSTHCDSIGSDTLPALGQFLSFTSSKAGSRLQRGQGQVQKNSTGPVLRLTVVPYQKYQRIRGFGGAMTDSAAINILSLSPRTQDQLLRQYFSAQGIGYSVVRVPIASCDFSTHLYTYADSPGDYNLDNFTLSPEDTNMKIPLLQRAQALSPRPLSLLASAWSAPAWLKTNGALTGKGSLKGQPGGKEHKTWAKYYVRFLEEYAKYNLSFWAVTTGNEPSAGQMTNYSFQALGFTAEEQRDWVGLDLGPALHTSTHPHTHLLILDDNRLLLPHWAKVVLSDVRAGRYIHGVGVHWYLDTLVPAELSLGTTHHLYPEYYLFGTEACAGWSPSDRGVRLGSWERAEQYAHSIIQDLNHYVVGWTDWNLALDQGGGPNWVKNFVDSPIIVDHSRDIFYKQPTFYSMAHFSKFLWEESQRVGVSFSQETKLESSAFIRPDGSVVLTILNRSSSEVQFEVYDPAVGFISSSAPAHSLLTLAWNTL; encoded by the exons ATGCCATTGTCAACAGCACTCATCACTCTCGCATTGTTCATTGGAGTAGCAACACGATCCAGAG GCAGCGATGAGTGTGTGGCCCGTAACTTTGGCCATGGCTCGGTGGTGTGTGAGTGTAACTCCACCCACTGTGACAGTATTGGGTCGGATACACTGCCTGCACTGGGTCAGTTCCTGTCCTTCACCAGCAGTAAGGCTGGCAGCAGGctgcagagaggacagggacaggtACAGAAGAACAGCACTGGACCAG ttCTCAGGCTGACAGTGGTTCCCTACCAGAAGTACCAGAGGATCAGAGGGTTTGGAGGAGCCATGACAGACTCAGCTGCCATCAacatcctgtctctgtcccccagAACACAGGACCAGCTACTACGACAATACTTCTCTGCTCAGG GTATTGGGTACAGTGTGGTGCGGGTGCCCATTGCCAGCTGTGACTTCTCAACCCATCTGTACACCTACGCCGACTCACCTGGCGACTACAACCTGGACAACTTTACCTTATCACCAGAGGACACGAACATGAAG ATCCCCCTGCTGCAGCGAGCCCAGGCCCTGTCGCCCCGCCCCCTGTCTCTGCTGGCCAGTGCCTGGAGCGCCCCCGCATGGTTGAAGACCAACGGTGCTCTCACTGGCAAGGGCTCTCTGAAGGGCCAGCCTGGGGGCAAGGAGCACAAGACCTGGGctaaatactatgtcag GTTCCTGGAGGAGTATGCCAAATACAACCTATCATTCTGGGCTGTGACCACAGGCAACGAGCCCTCTGCTGGACAGATGACCAACTACAG TTTCCAGGCTCTGGGCTTcacagcagaggagcagagggattGGGTGGGCCTGGACCTTGGCCCCGCCCTGcacacctccacacacccccacacacacctcctcatCCTGGACGACAACAGACTGCTACTGCCACACTGGGCTAAAGTG gtcctcagtgatgtgcGTGCTGGCAGGTATATCCATGGTGTTGGAGTCCACTGGTACCTGGACACCCTGGTGCCGGCAGAGCTCTCCCTGGGCACTACCCACCACCTGTACCCAGAATACTACCTGTTTGGAACGGAGGCCTGCGCTGGCTGGAGCCCCTCAGACAGAGGAGTACGGCTGGGCAGCTGGGAGAGAGCTGAGCAGTACGCACACAGCATCATACAG GACCTGAACCACTATGTGGTAGGCTGGACAGACTGGAACCTGGCTCTGGACCAAGGAGGAGGGCCCAACTGGGTGAAGAACTTCGTGGACAGCCCCATCATCGTGGACCACAGCAGAGACATCTTCTACAAACagcccaccttctatagcatggcccacttcag TAAGTTCCTGTGGGAGGAGTCTCAGAGAGTGGGTGTGTCCTTCAGTCAGGAAACAAAACTGGAAAGCTCTGCCTTCATCAGGCCAGACGGGTCAGTGGTGCTTACCATCCTCAACAG gtcgTCGTCAGAGGTCCAGTTTGAGGTGTATGATCCTGCTGTGGGTTTCATCTCCTCCAGTGCTCCAGCCCACTCCCTGCTCACACTCGCTTGGAACACACTCTGA